The Pygocentrus nattereri isolate fPygNat1 chromosome 1, fPygNat1.pri, whole genome shotgun sequence genome window below encodes:
- the s100u gene encoding S100 calcium binding protein U: MEGAIKTVVSVFLKSAKGKENLGGKDFQTLVKNQLKNIMTDTDSADAIKEMRQGLDSNQDGKVSFQEYMTLIGYLAQALSQQRCNEKETQPASSVPETQAEDPAAANAEPEAKSETEPVKEEAAAAKVKDESEEVEVEGEKAEGKAEVEETS, encoded by the exons ATGGAAGGGGCCATCAAGACAGTGGTGTCAGTTTTCTTAAAATCAGCAAAAGGCAAGGAGAACCTTGGGGGCAAGGACTTCCAAACCCTTGTGAAGAACCAGTTGAAGAACATAATGACG gATACTGACAGTGCTGATGCCATTAAGGAGATGCGTCAGGGCCTCGACTCGAACCAAGATGGCAAAGTCAGCTTCCAGGAGTACATGACTCTGATTGGCTACCTGGCACAGGCGCTCAGTCAGCAACGTTGCAATGAGAAGGAGACACAACCGGCGAGTTCAGTCCCGGAGACACAGGCCGAGGACCCAGCTGCGGCGAATGCGGAGCCAGAAGCAAAGAGCGAGACGGAGCCTGTAAAAGAGGAGGCGGCGGCAGCCAAAGTGAAGGATGAATCCGAGGAAGTGGAGGTGGAAGGAGAGAAGGCAGAAGGGAAGGCAGAGGTGGAGGAGACCTCATAG
- the s100a11 gene encoding protein S100-A11, whose translation MEHVFMLRILQQRSVHSKSAGAFTMESAINVLVSQFKAYAGKDGSLHTLSKDEFQNLVATQLPNLVKNATDPAVIDRLMGSLDENNDGELTFAEFWQLIGKLASRHAGYSQ comes from the exons ATGGAACACGTCTTCATGCTTCGTATACTGCAACAGCGCTCAG TCCATTCAAAATCCGCCGGCGCTTTCACCATGGAGTCTGCAATTAATGTGCTGGTCAGCCAGTTCAAGGCTTACGCTggcaaagatggttctttacacACCCTCAGCAAAGACGAATTCCAGAACCTCGTGGCGACACAGCTACCAAACCTTGTCAAG AACGCCACTGATCCAGCTGTGATTGACCGTCTCATGGGCTCATTGGACGAGAACAATGACGGCGAACTGACTTTTGCTGAGTTCTGGCAGCTGATTGGCAAGCTGGCAAGCAGGCACGCCGGCTACAGCCAATAA